Genomic DNA from Ictidomys tridecemlineatus isolate mIctTri1 chromosome 6, mIctTri1.hap1, whole genome shotgun sequence:
ATatacttttttcaatatttttatggaTGAATTATAATTCtacacaatagtgggattcactgttacatgttcatacatgtacatgatgtaacaatataatttgataaaCATCATTCCTCAAGGgattatattttttccctggttCCTTGGttgttctttctgcttcctggctatctTGAGCTGAACAGCATTCCTCCACtacactcttcttccatgatgttctgcctcacttcaggcccagagtaatggagaaGACGGACCATGGACTGACACTTCTGAAACCAcaaacccaaaataaaatttttctactctaagttgttcttgtaagATATTttaatcacagtgacaaaaaccaACTCACATAGAGGAGGAACTAGAAATAAGGATAGAACTTATTACTGATGAGGACATAATTTATTACTGATGAATTAATTTGATTTATCCTTCAGATCTCAGGGAAAACACCATTCCTCACCAGAGTAATTTTGGTTTTTCCAAGCTTCTTCTTGCCTTGTTGCTGATACTTTTCCTGCTGAAGGAAATCTTATTGTCTGTCTCTTTTATCAGTAAGTATGCCAACTGGGTCAGTTAACAATGCCTGCCTTTCATGAATAGAAGCTATTCATTAGAAATTGACATTTCACAATGATCcagacttttgaaaaataaatttttagggGGTTGGGTGGGTGGATAGAGTTCCTGAGCATTCATTGGGAATTTTGCTTTTGCTAAAACAATGGGATTTATCTTCATTTAGAGAATTTGAAAAGtagatatatgtgtatgtgttggtTTACAGAATGAAATCTATGAGTCATCAATTCTATATTAGATTCTTTGTATGGACACATCTATAATTCCTTACTTGTATTTATAAAGCTAGCCTTATTTGACTTCACAGACATTTATATTTTGGGATGAGCAGGTAAACATGCAGAAGATGTCAAAAAATGTTCTAGGAAGAGTTCTCCAGTGAATTTCCTTCTAATAATTTCTGTCTTGGACAATGGTGTGATAACTCAGGAAGAGTCAATTTAACAAATACGTAGATTTATGCATATCTTGTATTTCAGAGTTTATCAAGTTTTCAAAAGTCATAAATATCAGCATGTATTAAGATACatgtttcattcattaatttggTAATTTGATAAATAACAAAAGCCATACATATTGTTTGCTAGGTGCCTTGttagagaatccagaaatagcCACAGCCACTGGTGTCAAGACATTAATAGAATAGTCAAAATAACCAGTGCTTACAACAGTAGATGGGAAGTGTTGTTCAGGTAAGAAGtaagcacaggaggctgagataggttTGCTGAAGGAGGAGACACCTATGACTGTGTATATCAAAAATAACAGACACATTATAGTATCAAAGATTTGGGGGAAATATAAACATGGCATATAGTAGTATGTGAAAAACTATGAAATGAAGTTGGTTGTGGCAGATGTAAGCAGAACTCAGAtcatgaagaatgtcattaccattataaaaaattttgatattttataaaatatccttTGCTCCTTAATTAAGAAGTCTGAAACAGTGGATTGAAACAGCTATTTATTTAGCTCATGCATTTGTGGCTTGGCAATTTAGACTGGTCTTATTGGGAGTTTCCATTGGTCCTGACTGAACTCTGTCATGCATATGCTGTTAGGAACCAATCACAGGCAACTTGGCTTTTGAGGAAGAGCGTGTAAGCTGGAATGAAAGGGGCAATAAACACATTTCCTCATGACTCATCAGGATAGCCTGGGTTTGTTCACATGGCCACTGGCAGATTTccaaaaaagagggaaaaagaaaaccaagcacAATGAAGTTTCAATTTTGATTTAGCATGGTTACTTTTGCATATTCTTTTGGCCAAATGGAATTTTAAAGTCAGCTTATTTTCTAGTGGTGAAGAAACAGACCCCACTTGTTGATTGTAGAACATGAAAAGTCACATTGGAAAGGCGTGTGAGTATAGGGCGGGTGGAATATTGAGGCCCATCTTGCAGTGAGTCAGTCCTGGCCAGCCATTGCGGAATTCTGGGGAAGGAATTGACATAGTCAAATTTAACTTATGGGGATATGCTTTTACTGAGGTGTGAAAATGGATTTATGAGGACAAGAGTGAAAGTAAGGAGAGGTGTTATTTCCTGGAAAATGGATAGAAGTAGACACATTGTGTTAAGTGAGATAAACCAGAATCAGAAAGTCACTGGTTGTATGTCTTTTTTCATATATGATGATTTgggagcaaaaagagaaaaaggggtGAGTTCTCATGAAAATTGAGGGAAGAGtagtagaggaaggggacagggtgagggaaaagaggagagaaattgGAAGTActaggaatgaaattgaccaaataatATTATGAGCACATATGATTATGTAACAGTGCAtcctattattatgtataattataatgcaccaaacagatgctaattcataatccCATTTGAAATATTGAGAGCATCATTTAAGGATAGTGCTGCtagtgaagaaagagaagaaaggtagCTTTGAATGGTAGAGAAGATATAATCAAGGAGGCGAAGGCTTGATGATATTGAGGATTAAAGgacccagagaagttaagtgtAAGTATATATTCTGATCTTGTAACCTCAGCAGTGAAGAAGTTATTAAAAGAGGTAGGCAATATAGGATGCATAGCAGGTTTTTCTGGAAAGATGATTATTTACATTTTGGGAAAAATGTGTCAAACCACAAATGTACATGTCCAGTGGCAGGCATATTTGCTTGGATTTTAGAAAAGAGGTCTGGAGTTTTGGAAGTCATTCACATAATGACAGCAAGTCCCAGCAAGGGAATATATGCTATCAATCCAGAAGAGGACATTAAGCAAGGAGTAGGGATTAGGATGGAACTCTTggaaatgctacatttttttaaaaagttgaatggaGGAAGAGAGCTGATGGAAGAGGATAAGAAGCGGCAGCAAGAAAGCGGAGGTGGGAACAGATAGAGCACTGCACCAAGAGCTACAGAGGAAAACCCAGGGTGAATGATGCAAGAAGGTCATTAGAAGACGACTAATAAGTGGTCCTAGAAAATTACTGATGATCCATTTCAAGGATTGTTTTAATAAATTGATGAAAGCCAAAGCCAGAATGAAGTGGGTCAAGGAACAAATAGGAGGttagagggaaagaggaaatttaaTATCTTACAGTAATTTCTCCCAGGGTCTTGcatctgctaggcaagtgctgtactactgagatACCACTGTAACTCAGAAAATTCAATTTCTAGGGGGAGGTGTGAATTAGTTCTCAAATGGGAGAGACCTGGTGCACTGAGGAGTTAGAATCAGTTTTTATGAAGAGagttaaaagacaaaagagatgTAGAACACTTTTCTCTTGATCAGTCTTGGggtttttgaaaaacatttttttctgttctttaagaTAAGCCAGAGTTGCTTAAAATTAGCAAATTCTTCCTTCCCCCAAAGTCCCAGGTGGTGTACTTCCTTAAATAACTTCCACTTCCTTCCTACAATAGTTAGCCTTTGTTGGCATCTTAGGTTAAGTATTGAAGAACACTGTGGACAAGATCATTTAAGTCCCATTATGATGGCACTGTCATGTCCTCTTTCAACTCTTCACCTTTTAGCTCTTCCTGAGAGATACCTAATCATTTAAAAGTAGTAGGATCATGATTTCATTGACTGTGGAGTCATGGGGAAAGTTTGCCTGTCAGACTCTGTCCTATCATGTAATGAGACATTTGTGGATTTTGTTTCAGTGTAGAATGCAAGAAAGCAATATATAGAGCAGTAACCTAATGCTCCTTGAAATGactgatttttattctattttacagctttctttcaaaaaaattctcagctgctcaaagaaaaaaactatgaaaattctACCAAAGAAATGATTCATACAAATTTGGAGTGTGTAAAAATCAATTCAACCATGAAAGGTAAAACTTAATGTGCATAGAATTCAATTACTATAGTAGGTAATGATCCCAAATCAGAATTTGTGATTACCAGGGAGATCACAATAAGAAGTGGAATCTCATGATCATTCTAAGCTACAAGTGTATTATATAATTCATAGGGTCTAAAATTCTTGTTTGTGAATTCAAAGTTGTTCGTGTGAAGCTTAATTGTGAAACAGGATATGTTGCTGTTGCATTTATTcagcctgtgttttttttttcagaaatttctgTGCACTGCAGCTTCTTTTCTCACATGTCAGTTAAAAAAATTGATGTCAGTAATGATTATAGCTATATTATTGTGAGattgaattatttatattaatatatgatATTTAAAGATCATATTTCCATTTACAAAAACATAAGCATATTGAAAGATTCAGTTTTAATTCCATCCTGCACACAGTGACCACTGTGTAATTAAAAGTATTGGCTACAAATAATGAATCAATATTAACATATTATCACTAataaaatttacaatatttttggtactaggaattaaacacagggtttcacacatgctagacaagtctaccactgagccaccttccTAACCCacagttcttgttttttttttcctaagttttcAACTATTGTTCTTTTTGTGTACTAAAGTCCCATGCAGTCTGTGAAATTACATTTAATTGTTATGTCTCTTATTTGCTGTGATAGTTTTTCAGACCTTCCGGGTTTTTGATGACACTGACAATTTTGGGGAATACTGTTCTATATATTGTAGGCTGTCTCTCTATTAAAAGTTGAAGTTTTCTAATGGTTAGAttgggattatttgttttttggggaggaAGGTCATAGATGTAAAATGCTATTTTCATCACATTATTTCAAGAgtatatattatcaaaataatttttaataattgatGCTGAACTTAAAGCTACTTTTCCCTCTTCCATTTCCACACTGTACTGTTTGTAAAGAAGTTACTATGCCTAGCTCACACTTTAAGATTGAGGAGTTATTCTTGTCCATTAGGATGGAGTACTTAGGGTTGTCTGGAGGAACAGATGCAATATGAATATGACAATTTAGTTTAAGGTTTTGGCTTTTGCAATTATGGAGgcttgaaatgtttaaaatttgatCTGGGTAAACAGTAGGGTGGAGACTCAGGAGAAGTAGCAGTTTGAGAACAATGACAATCTGCAGCAGAACCAGGAAGAGCAAATGTTGCATATGAAGTCTAAAGGCAAATTTGCTGGAGAATTCTCTCTTGCCTGTGGGGGGCATTCTTTTGTTCCATTAAGATCTTCAACTGATGGGATGAGATCTACTCACATTTGGAAGGCAAACTTCTTTACTAAAATTtcacaaattaaaatgtaattctcATTCAAAAATATCCTTGAAGCAATACCCAGAATGCTTGATAAAACTAGTATATAAAATTAGCCATCAAGAAGTATctatataatttatttggaaTTATTATGCATTTGAggtttgtcttttctatttcatttattaatttactctATCTTTTACATCTGCATGTACTAATGTCTACTTACTTTATATTTCAGATTATAATCCAATGCCACTTCATTTATCTTGTTATTCTGACTTTGACTTCTGGGTGGTCTTTCTGTTGGCTCTTGTGGCCTTTGTCATTTGCCAtcaatgtgttttttgtttgtttttgtcttttactttCTGTAACTACAAAATGCTCTAGACTCATGTTGTCTGTTTTTTGTCCCTATCTAGAACTAACCATTCCTATGAGGAGCCCTGACTCTTTTTATTGAAGAATAATATCctagaaattttgatatgttgtatttttattttcattcattcaatgtattttttaaagttatctttGACACATCTTTAACTCATGggttatttatatgtattatttagtTTCAAGTGTTTGgagattttctgttttctttctttcattgatttctaGATTGCTCTCATTGTTGTTGAATGACACTAtatgattttaatgattttaaatttcttgaagTATCTTCTGTATCTCAGTATGTGGTCTATCTTGTCATAGGCTCCATGGGCACTTGTAAAGATTGGGTAGTCTGTTGGTGAGTAGACTCTTCTAAGAATGTTGATTGGATTCTGTAGGTTGATAAAGTTTTTTGTTCTTCCAtggttttctaattttcttcctggattttgtttaattttattaatctattttcatcttttctttccacttgtgtgattttttacttcatatattttgcAAACCTGTTGTTTggtatatttacatttaaaatcatgataaatgaagttctgtttattttttttttttattatgtttctagTGTTTGGTTggaaaattctgtttattttgtcCCTCCCAATTCACTGATTTCTCTGTTACCTCCATTCTGATCTTAAGTCCTacactgacattttaaaatgtgattatgtttttcaatgataaaatttctgtagttttttttatatctctgtttctttgttgggtctgctgtttttaaaaaaactttgctTGAAGAATGTTTGCTCCTTCTTATTAGAGGATCTTTACAATGGctgctttaaaaatctttgttacATAATtgtaacatttttgttttcatgatttttttacatCAGTCGATTATCAGTTGAGAACTTCCTGGTTTTTGGTGTAAAGAGCTATCTTTTGCTGAACCTTGGACATTTTTGGATTGAGTTTTCAGAGGTGGGGtcttatttaattattatgtttttgtGGCTTTTCCTGATACCACTTCAGCAGGAGAAATGGGCCCTGACACATTAATACCTGATGAAGGCAGACTTGGCTTTTTGTTACATCTGGATGAAGATAGAATAACGGTGCTCATGTGGTCTCTTTTGGtccttaattttaataataaacacactttttttttagagagagtgaaagagttgagagagagagagagagagagagagagagagagagagagagagagatttttttaatatttattttttagttctcagcggacacaacatctttgttggtatgtggtgctgaggatcgaacctgggccgcatgcatgccaggcgagcgcgctaccgcttgagccacatccccagcccaataataaACACACTTTAAAGATAGATTTTCTTATGTTGCACTTATATTTCCTTCTTCCCAATAAAGGAAAAGCCTGGAGCTGTTGCCCAAAGAATTGGAAGTCATTTAGTTTCAGTTGCTACTTTATTTCTTCTAAACAAAGATCTTGGAAGGAGAGTCAGGAGAACTGCTCTACAATGGAGGCTCATCTGGTGGTGATCAGCAGCAAGGAAGAGCAGGTACTTTCTGAGAGACAATGGAGTCATGAGCCTGTCTGACTTTTGTACATATCCTTCCTAAGAAGGAATACTGGGGCTGTGACAGATGATTTTCCATAAGACAGATAGGAGAGGCTTCCTCAGCCTTCACATTCCACACCTTGTACCTTCTTCAATGTAACTAAGCTAACTTGAGAGAAATtgtggaattaaaaataatagctgGGGCTTTAGTGAAAGGATGAAAATAGCAGCTTGTTCTTTCAATATGTATACgttttataaattattaactGTTTAACAGAGAGGGGTATTAAGTTGAATAGAGAAATAAAGTGAAATCAAGAGTCACAGCAATCAGGAATGAAATTTAAGAATCTgtgaaaaataactaaatttgTAAGAATTTAATTTTGCACAAATTTGAAGAATGCTTCCTTAGtaaaaaaaagtggggaaatgAGTCTGAGTTAGGAATTCATTACGATT
This window encodes:
- the LOC101971887 gene encoding C-type lectin domain family 4 member A-like, with amino-acid sequence MALGTNYAEVNFKNELKSSGTHSNSPADLRENTIPHQSNFGFSKLLLALLLILFLLKEILLSVSFITFFQKNSQLLKEKNYENSTKEMIHTNLECVKINSTMKGKAWSCCPKNWKSFSFSCYFISSKQRSWKESQENCSTMEAHLVVISSKEEQDFLTWNLNKSHDYFVGLSDPKGQRHWQWIDQTPYNQNTMFWHPGEPNRVQERCVVLNYRKQWGWNDIFCAHVQSSICEMMKIYL